The following proteins are co-located in the Sphingorhabdus lutea genome:
- a CDS encoding GGDEF domain-containing protein gives MRAKLFTIYNNLFPAVPVEIVDDFDMLCTRRLHRQCSWLFLALFFNTPMAVYITQKELNIGVTTILPIIIITSFLFGFLSLRRIKNDKMSLKVARRFTKDAIIYAPIITLLVSIWCISNWFIVKDSTRIYYSMIMSMGTLAAVYCISSVRLGAILTLSIGMLPMTFLMMFSGDMMDLATSFSFIMATIFMYMLIYNQHNQLVELLVTKQKVQLQANTDPLTGLLNRRALDEKIEQQFKLSAKKQQKDNIFTLALIDLDGFKPVNDIYGHAVGDQLLLHIALRLTDILGDNVIVARQGGDEFAILVPHHAKINRYSIADIVFTALAAPFNIDEQMIRVGGSVGVAHWPRDGRDRKSLFETADKALYLAKAQNKISLLKPSAHIKAAR, from the coding sequence ATGAGAGCGAAATTATTCACTATTTACAATAATTTATTTCCCGCCGTGCCGGTCGAAATCGTGGATGATTTTGATATGTTGTGCACGCGGCGGCTGCACCGGCAATGTAGTTGGTTATTTTTGGCATTATTTTTTAATACGCCAATGGCGGTTTACATTACCCAAAAGGAATTGAACATTGGCGTTACCACCATTTTGCCAATCATCATCATCACATCATTTTTATTCGGATTTCTGTCTTTGCGGCGCATAAAAAATGATAAAATGTCATTAAAGGTTGCACGAAGATTTACAAAAGATGCAATTATCTATGCCCCAATAATCACTTTATTGGTCAGCATTTGGTGCATATCAAATTGGTTTATAGTTAAAGATAGCACAAGAATTTATTACTCCATGATAATGTCAATGGGGACATTGGCGGCGGTATATTGCATTTCATCGGTCCGTTTGGGCGCAATTTTAACATTAAGCATAGGCATGCTGCCCATGACATTTTTAATGATGTTCAGCGGAGATATGATGGATCTTGCCACATCGTTCAGTTTTATAATGGCGACGATTTTCATGTATATGTTGATTTATAATCAGCATAATCAATTAGTTGAATTATTAGTGACCAAACAAAAAGTGCAATTACAGGCCAATACCGACCCATTAACGGGATTGCTAAACCGCCGGGCATTGGATGAAAAAATAGAGCAGCAATTTAAACTTTCTGCAAAAAAGCAGCAAAAGGATAATATTTTCACCTTAGCCTTAATTGATTTGGATGGGTTTAAACCAGTAAATGATATTTATGGTCATGCAGTGGGCGATCAATTATTATTGCATATTGCCCTGCGTTTAACCGATATTCTGGGAGATAATGTTATTGTGGCAAGACAGGGCGGTGATGAATTTGCCATTTTGGTGCCGCATCACGCCAAAATAAACCGATATAGCATCGCCGATATTGTCTTTACCGCATTGGCCGCCCCATTTAATATTGATGAACAAATGATCCGTGTGGGGGGCAGTGTGGGTGTGGCGCATTGGCCAAGGGACGGGCGTGATAGAAAATCACTGTTTGAAACAGCGGATAAGGCATTATATTTGGCCAAGGCACAAAATAAGATTAGCCTATTAAAACCATCGGCCCACATAAAAGCAGCCAGATAA
- a CDS encoding FAD-dependent oxidoreductase, protein MRHIAIIGSGPAGYYTAEAAQKKFGDDVMVDIIDRLPVPYGLIRFGVAPDHQSIKGVSRRYEATALSENVRFVGNVSVGKDVSISELQSCYDAVILATGAPNDRPLDIKGADLGNVYGSAAFVGWYNGHPDFAELKPNLDVRNVVIIGNGNVALDVARILAKTTKEFEGADIVDHALSALSLSKIENITILGRRGPHQIAMTPKELGELSKLENAAPVVDMRDLPDIGEDALLEPGIRKSVTHLRDFAAVPQSLMGDKDKRIFFDFFASPVEIIGDGAAKKIKVEKTMLDHQLRSNGTGEFYDIDADLIISCIGYQTPPIDEVPYEHGRGRFANVDGRILPGLYCVGWARRGPSGTIGTNRPDGFAIVDIVAEDLSQNGNANTNANISGQKKGRAALDEILSQRQVKAVTFRDWKKIEQAEIARAREGAPREKFATIEEMVAILE, encoded by the coding sequence ATGCGGCATATTGCAATTATTGGTTCAGGACCGGCGGGATATTATACCGCAGAGGCCGCGCAAAAGAAATTTGGTGATGATGTCATGGTTGATATTATCGACAGGCTGCCCGTGCCCTATGGCCTTATCCGATTTGGTGTTGCGCCCGATCATCAATCAATAAAGGGGGTTTCGCGCCGATATGAGGCAACGGCCCTGTCAGAAAATGTCCGCTTTGTCGGCAATGTTTCTGTTGGTAAAGATGTCAGCATATCTGAATTACAATCATGTTATGATGCGGTTATTTTGGCAACGGGCGCACCCAATGATCGGCCATTGGACATAAAGGGAGCGGATTTAGGCAATGTTTATGGCAGCGCGGCCTTTGTCGGATGGTATAATGGCCATCCAGATTTTGCCGAATTAAAACCAAATTTGGACGTGCGCAATGTGGTGATTATTGGGAATGGCAATGTCGCATTGGATGTGGCGCGTATCCTTGCCAAAACGACAAAGGAGTTTGAGGGCGCGGACATTGTGGACCATGCGTTAAGTGCGCTTAGCTTATCTAAAATTGAAAATATCACCATATTGGGACGGCGCGGCCCGCATCAAATTGCCATGACGCCAAAGGAGCTTGGCGAGCTTAGCAAATTGGAAAATGCCGCACCCGTGGTTGATATGCGTGATTTGCCCGATATTGGCGAGGATGCGTTATTAGAGCCGGGAATCCGTAAATCAGTCACGCATTTGCGCGATTTTGCCGCCGTCCCACAAAGTTTGATGGGCGATAAGGATAAAAGGATATTTTTCGACTTTTTTGCTTCGCCGGTGGAGATAATCGGCGATGGCGCTGCGAAAAAAATTAAGGTGGAAAAAACAATGTTGGACCATCAATTACGCAGCAACGGCACAGGCGAATTTTATGATATTGATGCCGATTTAATTATCAGCTGTATTGGATATCAAACCCCGCCTATTGATGAAGTGCCCTATGAACATGGGCGCGGGCGCTTTGCCAATGTGGATGGGCGGATATTGCCCGGCCTTTATTGTGTGGGATGGGCACGGCGCGGTCCATCGGGCACCATTGGCACAAACCGCCCCGATGGTTTTGCGATTGTGGATATAGTGGCGGAGGATTTATCGCAAAATGGCAATGCCAATACCAATGCCAATATATCGGGTCAGAAAAAGGGCCGTGCGGCGTTGGATGAAATATTATCCCAGCGACAGGTAAAGGCAGTAACATTTCGTGATTGGAAGAAAATAGAACAAGCAGAAATTGCCCGCGCACGTGAAGGTGCTCCGCGAGAGAAATTCGCTACGATTGAGGAAATGGTCGCGATTTTGGAGTGA